The window TAcctcgctactatgaaagactatacaacaaaaactagccgacaaggcataccaaactatacatgagacgacacctttctatgagcctctaacagaacataagtgttgcaacatagccggaacagggccccgacatacccataatgtctataacaaaaattgcataccaagaccaaggcaagtccggagaagggatctcgccaatcaccgctgaactggacagtctactgtggtgggggagctacacctgcctgtctatcaggacctgcagcacgacatgcagcgtccacaaataaaaggacgtcagtacgaataaagtactgagtatgtaaggcaaggaaccataaatgcgttcagtaatgtaagcaaggatagagaatatacaacctgtaacatcttagtacctctgagggctacttacatgaaatgcatgatacatatgtataaatacataaacctttaaagcattcgcctctgtgggcatcatcatcatcatatcgtacccggccataataggctcggtagaatcgtacccggccacgtggagctcggtaaaacccaactgatcagtggttgcacaataggtgccgtacccggccaactatagcgtggctcggtagagtaaaatagatacatatatataatgcatgctcgactcatggaatcacattttaaacctttcggagtgacgtaaggtcggtatcctctgtacacgttattaggactaactcttcactatgaaccttataagaatcaggaagtaccaacaacattgataacataagaataagagaagcaacattaacatcaatcgttccataagagggaaaacaatgtaagtactgctagcttctaagagtagagtatcttggaagctcgttcattacattacatacaatcggagtcgtgcaaaagaaggaaagggatagcctcacataccttgtatatactgccccaatctcaagctatgcaattgtcaaaactccttagtctacaataagagaaacgatactatcgttatcatttaagcgtcataactattatgtatcgaccacaacctattttacgaggaaacggacagcacctcccctatatatatgacctcacaccattcaaaacagtcaccaaacagcccaaacaacatcaataataaacatattgagcctcccaaaatagtccacacatagcctaatcactccatacatacgacgaccaccgtagtcgtgtcaaacaacctggaaatgttacgaataactatcagcccataaccctacatatatatggtgtttctccacacccttcctcctccaaaactccacaagatagtagtaaaatacgcagcccaacaacaacgcaaaacagtccacaaaacaataacattactaccaagcctttcgatatatatctcacaagttctagcttcaatggcttagccgcaacttggataatcttaaatacatatagagtaagaggttccttacctttatacagaaagaacaactccaatttgaccttaaatttccatgaaatatccctccaatgctgccacaacaacaaaaatgcgaaactagcgatcaattagtgtttttcggcactagaatcactttagaaggcttgaaatcacctaggattgatattaagaacatgagggagtatttacagaacataaaccctttaaaacaacctcccacacgatctggaacaacacaaaaatgagcaacaacaagaagaacaagcgacttactagcgccacggaattcccgacacttgatttgtgttgtttgccctttttttgggtcttgaatcttgagagaaccttgagaggatgttcctagggttctaaggtctgaaaatagtgaaaataaatgacttaaaacgggttggagtcatcctatataggtccaaatatcttaaaccgacttagtgggccccatagagaggtgcttggcgcagtctcgcgaaaatgcgaatatctctctactccgagatcgtatcgatgaacggtttaatgcgttggaaactagactcatagatctttaatttggttggtagatcaccccgtaattccttgtaaattatgagaaaagattagaaacatttgacctaatgtttaagtaaagttatgaacctaagttgcgacaacttttgtcgacttttgtttcataactcttttgacttcaagacttatgatacagatattatatgattaaaatacctaaataaatgacctcttgagtgtattaagcaccgctagattacctgaaaatacgagttacaacatccttgattcgtttaacttctaatactggttaatcacccttatacactcttgtatcacttaagatcaataggattgacttcttatcatctcaaagataattccttcttggatttatgttaactaatatatggcattgaactaacacatgtggatatgggttgtaacaacctcccccttaggaacattcgtcctcgaatgtaagggtttatggggagtttaaatcatcgtggattccaatggaaatttccgatcaattttcccctataaaatggtcactagcaaaacttgcaagtaattaagcccaacatatggcttcacaaggctacacaaagcattatgcgtatttacattatctacatatcaccattttgtattaaggagaagtattctcaaattattgcttacctcatagagccgtttcaccctCCAAtatatcctgtcttccaccagcatccttgttatcttcattctggaataagtaagggtatttagacttcatctcctcttctgcttcccatgtcatttcttccatatttttgttcctccacaatactttgacggaagctacatcttttgttctcagcttgcggacttgccgatctaatatcgccactggcacttcttcatatgataggtcctctgtaacttgtacatctttgatagggatgactcgagaagggtctccaatacattttctcaacatagatacatggaataccgggtggacaaattccaattctgatggcaattctaactcataagcaacctgtccaatccgtcgaagaattttatacggcccaatataccttggactcagcttacctttcttcccaaaacgcataatacccttcattggtgagatcctcaggaaaacccaatcaccaacctcaaactctagatcacgacgtcggacatcagaataagatttttgcctgctttgtgccgtcctcaatcgctcatatatcactttcaccttctcaatagcttggtgaatcaaatctggcccatataattctgtttcaccaacttcgaaccatccaactggtgatctacatctcctcccgtatagtgcctcgtatggggccattttaatactggaatggtagctattgttataggcgaatctatgagtggaagatgatcatcccaattccccttaaaatctagaacacatgctcgtagcatatcttccagcgtctgaatggtacgttcagcctgtccgtcagtctgcggatgaaatgcagtgctaagatttacttgtgtgcctaaacccttctggaaagacctccaaaaggtagccgtaaattgagctcctccatctgatataatagatatgggcacaccatgaagcctaacaatctccttgatatacaacttcgcataatcttcagccgtgtaagttgtcttcattggcagaaaatgggcacattttgtaagtcgatcaattatcacccagatggagtcaaacttatgataagagcgaggtaatccaataatgacatattaatcacctcccacttccaggtcggaatctctatattttgaagcaatccatcGGGTTtatgatgttctatctttacttgttgacaattgggacactgggctacaaattctgcaatagacttcttcatattatcccaccaatactgctccttgacatcatgatacatctttatcgagccgggatggatggaatatcgggattgatgaatctcattcataatcttctctcgcaaccctgccacattaggcacacacaatcggctctagtatctcagtgccccatcttttccgatcccaaaagccatacttttacactgttgaatgctttctcttaatcgtactaagataggatcttcatattgtcgtgcttttacctcagctaccaaagatgattctgatgtattctgtacagtaacacctccgtcatcagagtctaacaatctgattctcatattggctagctgatgaagctctttaatcaacccccatctacctgcctcaatatgtactaagcttcccattgatttacggctgagagcgtctgccataacattggctttaccgggatgatacaatatctcgacgtcgtagtctttcaataattcaagccacctacgctgcctcaaattcaactctttctgcttgaagatgtattgtaaactcttgtgatctgtgtagatgtcaacatggacgccgtataagtagtgccgccatatcttcaaagcatatattactgcagccaattccaaatcatgggttggataattcttttcatgcttcttcaattgtcttgatgcataagcaatcacattcccacgctgcatcaatacgcaccccaaacctatacctgaggtatcacaatataccacataaccttctgttccttcaggaagagtgagcactggtgcagatgtcaatcgattcttcaactcctgaaaactacgttcacaagtgtcagaccactggaatttggtagctttttgtgttaacttagtcaatggtgatgatatagaggaaaatccttctacaaaccgcctataatatcctgctagccctaggaagctgcggacttctaatggtgttgtaggtctcggccaattctttactgcatcgatcttctgagtgtcgacactaataccctcatcagatatcacatggccaaggaatgctactgagttcagccagaattcacatttggagagcttagcatataacttacgatcctgaagcgtctgtaatactatccgcaagtggcccgcatgttccgcctccgaacgagaatacactagaatgtcatcaatgaatacaatcacgaacacatcaagatagggcctgaatatagtattcatgagatccataaaagctgctggggcatttgttagcccgaacgacatcaccaagaactcaaagtgcccatatcttgtccggaaggccgtctttgggatatctttctccctaaccctcacctgatgataccctcaatcttagagaaatacttggcaccctggagttggtcaaacaggtcatcaattcttggaagtggatacttgttctttatagtagacttattcaactgtcgatagtcgatacacatccgtaatgacccatctttcttccgcacgaataggactggtgcaccccaaggtgaagtgctaggcctaataaagcccttatccagcaagtccttcaactgcaccttcaactctcgcaactctatcggggccattctgtatggaggaatagagatcggttgagtgtcaggcaacacatcaatgctaaactcaatctccctttcaggaggaaggcctgggagttcatctgggaaaacatctgggaattcgttgaccacagggattgattgtaaagtaggcggtttcgcctccgcatccctaacgcgaacgagatgataaatgtaaccttttgagatcattttccttgccttaagataggaaataaacctacctttcggtgtagcaatgttccttttccattcaatgacgggttcacccggaaattggaacctaaccatcttcgtacgacagtcaacatttgcatagcatgaggccaaccagtccattcccattatcacatcaaaatcaaccatttctaactcaaataaatttgccgaggtttgacgactacaaatcatcacagtgcaacctctatatacccttctagcaatcacagaatctcctataggagtagataccgcgaggggtttacttatcaattcaggttcaatgccaaacttattagccacaaatggtgtaacatatgataatgtagatcccggatcaatcagcgcatatacatcataagaaaacacagatataatacctgtaacaacatctggagacgactcgagatcctgtcgacctactagagcataggttcgattttgagcaccactcgaactcggcactgcacctctacccctaccacgacctgtcgactgctgaaaaccccgtgctggaggtcgaactgatgaggaagaaccagacacagatccagtcggctgagccataccattacctcctctattaggacaatcccgcatcatatggccaggctgcccgcacgaatagcatgcatcagaacctcgacgacacagtccaaagtgggccttgccgcactgatcacaatgtggtgttgagggtctcatctgactagtatccctgtgatgttgcgagccagatgcccgcgaactctgacctggaccagaataggatcgatcatatcgaggcctctgaaactgtggaggagcactagctacaggtggcgccgaactcctcgaaaactgtggcctgatgcggcctctgaagtcatcagaataccctgcaaatctcgccctcttatgctggcctctatcctgctccctaactgccctctgctggcgcttacgatcctctagggtctgggcataagcttgaatacgggaaatatccatgccctccaccaaggaggctgtcgtacactcatttattagatgtggtcccaacccattcacgaacatatgcaccctatcactcatctcggccaccatatggggagcataccttgccaaagaatcaaactgcatattgtactctcgcacactcatattaccttgtctaaggttcaagaacttatcagctctagctcgtcgtatctcaactggcaagtagtgacgaagaaatgcctcagaaaattccttccacacagttggaggagggttcggacccctggatctctcccaactatcataccagagaaccgctaaatcccgtagccgataagaagccaactctactgcctctgtatcactaacatgcataacccgaagtgtacgataaacctggtcaataaaagtttgtgggtcctccttggggtctgatccggtaaacactggagggtctaaattaataaaatcacgaactcttgtactaactggtttctcagcagcacctgtattctgcctctgagcctgagcagctaccaagctagtcaataactgcaaagcactccgcatatcctggtctggagtgccagacggaggaactggaggcgctgggtgccttctaatatcctctggaggagatggagtagatgaggtatgagagggcatctcactttgagcctcactttgtcctgctctgacttggggcacctgactggtaccctctcctgctgctgtatcaagccgtctactaatcgtttgcttcctagtcgaaggcatcactgaaaaaaacaaggtgaatattagagacgaacacttacgactcaactctacgcacgatctagattcaggaagaaggtaacaaccctagatgtcatgtagcctcctgattataaatgtggcgcgctacacatccataatcaagactctactagacacggctcatagacaacccctaggacagacttgctctgataccaagtttgtcacgacccaaactgaagggccatgactagcacccgaccacacttgccgagcaccaacgtacatttcatctaaccttcattattatcttttaaggctgacgagatcaatataaatggtagacctagatcatggacaaccagcaataaaatatgacggtatgaacatacatagcatgggatgaccagacaatcaagaaactacgtataagatATGAGCTAcctcgctactatgaaagactatacaacaaaaactagccgacaaggcataccaaactatacatgagacgacacctgtctatgagcctctaacagaacataagtgttgcaacatagccgaaacagggccccgacatacccataatgtctataacaaaaattgcataccaagaccaaggcaagtccggagaagggatctcgccaatcaccgctgaactggacagtctactgtggtgggggagctgcacctgcctgtctatcaggacctgcagcacgacatgcagcgtccacaaataaaaggacgtcagtacgaataaagtactgagtatgtaaggcaaggaaccataaatgcgttcagtaatgtaagcaaggatagagaatatacaacctgtaacatcttagtacctctgagggctacttacatgaaatgcatgatacatatgtataaatacataaacctttaaagcattcgcctctgtgggcatcatcatcatcatatcgtacccggccataataggctcggtagaatcgtacccggccacgtggagctcggtaaaacccaactgatcagtggttgcacaataggtgccgtacccggccaactatagcgtggctcggtagagtaaaatagatacatatatataatgcatgctcgactcatggaatcacattctaaacctttcggagtggcgagcgaaactagcgatcaattagtgtttttcggcactagaatcactttagaaggcttgaaatcacctaggattgatattaagaacatgagggagtatttacagaacataaaccctttaaaacaacctcccacacgagctggaacaacacaaaaatgagcaacaacaagaagaacaagagacttactagcgccacggaattcccgacacttgatttgtgttgtttgcccctttttttgggtcttgaatcttgagagaaccttgagaggatgttcctagggttctaaggtctgaaaatagtgaaaataaatgacttaaaatgggttggagtcatcctatataggtccaaatatcttaaaccgacttagtgggccccatagagaggtgcttggcgcagtctcgcgaaaatgagaatatctctctactccgagatcgtatcgatgaacggtttaattcgttggaaactagactcatagatctttaatttggttggtatatcaccccgtaattccttgtaaattatgagaaaagattagaaacatttgacctaatgtttaagtaaaattatgaacctaagttgcgacaacttttgtcgacttttgtttcataactcttttgacttcaagacttatgatacggatattatatgattaaaataccttaataaatgacctcttgagtgtattaagcaccgctagattacctgaaaatacgagttacaacatccttgattcgtttaacttctaatactggttaatcacccttatacactcttgtatcacttaagaccaataggattgacttcttatcatctcaaagataattccttcttggatttatgttaactaatatatggcatgaactaacacatgcggatatgggttgtaacatctcagatatacataagttgataaagtttatttcatgatattaaccaaaggcatattgatcttatgacatctcgaaagatcttattgacttacttcttatgcattgcatccatttatacatgtacattgacccatgaccagatggcattatatacgcgtatattatatatatatatggggtatggggaaaggttatggctttatatatgcaccacaacctgatcagctggtatacattgatgattttgcccacagaggccgagatgatatgatgggatgtccaCAGAGGCTTGACGATGTTGTGTATGCATAtagatatgacatttatacacattttcataacattataaatgtttcatgattcacagagctattcagacttacaggttgagtcctttactccatctTTCTTTAATGTTTGTTatatactaattttcatgccttacatactcggtactttatttgtattgaCTTCCTTTTTCCCTGGGGATGCtttgtttcatgcccgcaggtcccgatagacaggttgacaatcatcctagtaggctatcagctcagcaaaaggtattggtgcactccatttgctccggagtttcctATTTGATcaatatgatttggacatgtattgattggtatagcggggccatgtcccgacctttatgatatttatgtactcttagaggcttgtagacatatgtcatgtatattgaaacttgtatggccttgtcgacctatgttttgagtatacatacttctatggccttgtcggcctatgttttgagtatacaaatgataatgtcggccttataggcccgtatgtcacatgtataagtttttatatcatgtCGGGTCGTCCTACATTTAGTATTCCCTTattgttttattctggttatctcatgacagccCTTCTGGCCTAATTACCCataatggtatgataagaaagatacattacggtggtactcggttgggtaaggccccgagtgcccgtcgcgaccctccagtttgggtcgtgacaatttagtcggggtctgagtcgaagtcgggctccattcctcgCGCCCGAACTAATGCACAAATCCATGCGGTCAACTTCTTCTAAGC is drawn from Nicotiana tabacum cultivar K326 chromosome 22, ASM71507v2, whole genome shotgun sequence and contains these coding sequences:
- the LOC142176017 gene encoding uncharacterized protein LOC142176017 is translated as MPSTRKQTISRRLDTAAGEGTSQVPQVRAGQSEAQSEMPSHTSSTPSPPEDIRRHPAPPVPPSGTPDQDMRSALQLLTSLVAAQAQRQNTGAAEKPVSTRVRDFINLDPPVFTGSDPKEDPQTFIDQVYRTLRVMHVSDTEAVELASYRLRDLAVLWYDSWERSRGPNPPPTVWKEFSEAFLRHYLPVEIRRARADKFLNLRQGNMSVREYNMQFDSLAR